Proteins co-encoded in one Sandaracinaceae bacterium genomic window:
- a CDS encoding FAD-dependent oxidoreductase: MSGLAVADRLGKERSYLVLEADREVGGYCKTVRQDGFVWDYSGHFFHFRHPEIEAELVARMRDQRILKVEKDSRVYYAGKMVDFPFQKNIHQLPLDEFLECLHDLYFREERVPDSFLEMLYAKFGRGIAEKFLIPYNEKLYATDLGKLDVDAMGRFFPHAELSEIIAGFRKSDNRSYNATFTYPEGGAIQYVHALLGGVDEARVALGERLLAVDLAAKVATTTRRDIRFEHLISSAPFDALLRLAGVHHDPTIYSYNQVEVWNLGFDRKGPPGYHWVYFPQRDVSFYRVGFYDNIFGSDRMSLYVELGRRAHDQVDDQVAEESLAAVLRDLERVGLVDGHQLVSKHHVVMNPAYVHITVDSLRDVAEKKALLREHGVHSLGRYGSWTYCSIEDNIVEARALVDQLLGG; encoded by the coding sequence ATGAGCGGTCTGGCCGTGGCGGACCGCCTGGGCAAGGAGCGCAGCTACCTGGTGCTCGAGGCCGACCGGGAGGTGGGTGGCTACTGCAAGACCGTCCGGCAAGATGGCTTCGTGTGGGACTACTCGGGGCACTTCTTCCACTTCCGCCATCCGGAGATCGAGGCCGAGCTGGTGGCCCGCATGCGCGACCAGCGCATCCTCAAGGTGGAGAAGGACAGCCGCGTCTACTACGCCGGCAAGATGGTGGACTTTCCGTTCCAGAAGAACATCCACCAGCTGCCGCTCGACGAGTTCCTGGAGTGTCTGCACGACCTCTACTTCCGCGAAGAGCGCGTGCCGGACAGCTTCCTCGAGATGCTCTACGCCAAGTTCGGGCGCGGCATCGCGGAGAAGTTTCTCATCCCGTACAACGAGAAGCTCTACGCCACGGACCTCGGCAAGCTGGACGTGGACGCCATGGGGCGCTTCTTCCCACACGCGGAGCTCAGCGAGATCATCGCGGGCTTCCGGAAGAGCGACAACCGCAGCTACAACGCGACGTTCACGTACCCCGAGGGCGGCGCCATCCAGTATGTCCACGCGCTGCTCGGCGGAGTGGACGAGGCGCGCGTGGCGCTGGGTGAGCGGCTGTTGGCCGTGGACCTCGCGGCCAAGGTGGCCACCACCACGCGGCGCGACATCCGCTTCGAGCACCTGATCAGCTCGGCCCCCTTCGACGCGTTGCTCCGTCTCGCTGGCGTGCACCACGACCCCACCATCTACTCTTACAATCAGGTGGAGGTGTGGAACCTGGGCTTCGATCGCAAGGGGCCGCCCGGCTATCACTGGGTGTACTTCCCACAGCGCGACGTCTCGTTCTATCGCGTGGGCTTCTACGACAACATCTTTGGGTCCGACCGCATGTCGCTCTACGTGGAGCTCGGGCGGAGGGCCCACGATCAGGTCGACGACCAAGTGGCCGAAGAGAGCCTTGCGGCGGTGCTGCGCGACCTCGAGCGCGTGGGCCTCGTCGACGGGCACCAGCTGGTTTCGAAGCACCACGTGGTGATGAACCCCGCGTACGTGCACATCACCGTGGACTCGCTGCGCGACGTGGCCGAGAAGAAGGCGCTGCTGCGCGAGCACGGCGTGCACAGCCTCGGCCGCTACGGATCGTGGACCTACTGCTCCATCGAGGACAACATCGTGGAGGCGCGCGCGCTGGTGGACCAGCTGCTGGGCGGCTGA
- a CDS encoding sulfatase-like hydrolase/transferase, translating into MTDSSPQLDEAPRPALRCAGVGVLLGAGAGLVTAMGDFGAQWLWLQLWGDRAGFLLRLIAIQLSLGALLGALGGAVAGALEARFAARAANSASPARTLARLRPLSGTLLLAPGAVMVGQLLFTGGKMSMMPYRSVFAGLLGLVLVAGVYVALRALLAIAQAPLAPRARRLAGTGALLLSGILAKLDQTFLPNLYDYLHACLTVAQAALAALGLWLLREDILPPLAGLRPPQRRGTLASTLVFAVGALLATLLTLELNQNVRVALVDARASNSRSVMLALEPLLAVSRRDASDEAIAVARARRAERDRSTRPEGDQGAPPPASAEAHVLLVTIDALRADHLGAYGYTARGDLSPEIDAFAAESVVFERAYAAAPHSSYSLCSLMVSQHLHQTTRLELPLPEATLASTLGESGYATAGLYTLGIFHTEGESLRLYEHNSLGFARHEHANLEAELRTDLALAEIDRVVADGEPPSLLWTHFFDVHEPYQDTRYGTSDMDRYDGEIAHVDRAFGRLLREARARLRRPIIVVLTADHGEEFRDHGGVYHGSTLFEEQIRVPLMVHAPDYAPRRIGAPVELVDVAPTILGLIDVLPPTTMQGEDLRPLMRGDVSDVGPAFAAVSRSRMVVDWPYKLVADLRFNTFALYDLENDPQERVNLANAQPERIEVMRGELYAFIDALQQAGATTPLSPHEQALAWGRMNDRRAVDPLNELLADPNATREQRCEAAQMIGRLSDERSKPALMTALESDDALVAAEAAIALGRLFDPRARDALRRLVHVEDADLRTRAAVSLARLRDPEAVPGLLDTLRLTTDTYEREESVRWLGRLQNPIALEPLIELLTEFRFRLLSIIALGHLGDQRAYSYLVDILDWETRSNVRDGVARSLGQLEDARALPLLLQLTGHEAELTSAPESLIRLNALRLGLVGGVDLDRAAARRNRTIVECQEHPRLRDWDYLARTTCASQAHEMTLRLALPASVRAPEPGASAEAGAAQPEEVVVILRIRRVGEGAPFPVTLAIEAARDVAPLPDLQGEVASDWREMRVRVPRSSLVGTSARAVIRAPEGERVEVDHVLLVPLLSPVTPPTPSH; encoded by the coding sequence ATGACCGACTCGTCCCCCCAGCTCGATGAAGCCCCACGGCCGGCCCTCCGCTGCGCTGGCGTCGGCGTGTTGTTGGGGGCGGGCGCTGGGCTGGTCACCGCCATGGGGGACTTTGGTGCCCAGTGGCTATGGCTCCAGTTGTGGGGCGACCGCGCCGGCTTCCTGCTGCGCCTGATCGCCATCCAGCTGAGCCTCGGCGCGCTGCTCGGGGCTCTCGGCGGCGCCGTCGCGGGAGCCCTCGAGGCGCGGTTCGCCGCCCGCGCGGCCAACAGCGCGTCGCCGGCCCGCACGCTCGCCCGGCTGCGGCCACTCAGCGGCACCCTGCTGTTGGCGCCCGGAGCCGTGATGGTGGGGCAGCTGCTCTTCACCGGCGGCAAGATGTCCATGATGCCCTACCGCTCGGTCTTCGCCGGGCTGCTGGGCTTGGTGCTGGTCGCTGGTGTCTATGTGGCGCTGCGAGCGCTGCTGGCCATCGCGCAGGCCCCGCTCGCCCCGCGCGCGCGACGGCTGGCGGGGACGGGCGCCCTGTTGCTCTCGGGAATCCTGGCGAAGCTCGACCAGACCTTCCTGCCCAACCTCTACGACTACCTGCACGCGTGTCTGACGGTGGCCCAGGCAGCCCTCGCGGCGCTGGGGCTCTGGCTCCTGCGCGAGGACATCCTCCCACCCCTGGCGGGCCTGCGTCCTCCACAGCGCCGCGGCACACTGGCCAGCACGCTGGTGTTCGCCGTGGGGGCGTTGCTCGCAACGCTGCTCACCCTCGAGCTGAACCAGAACGTCCGCGTCGCCCTGGTGGACGCGCGCGCCTCCAACTCGCGCAGCGTGATGCTGGCGCTCGAGCCGCTGCTCGCGGTGTCGCGCCGTGACGCCAGCGACGAAGCCATCGCCGTGGCCCGCGCCCGTCGGGCCGAGCGCGACCGGAGCACGCGGCCGGAGGGCGACCAGGGCGCCCCCCCGCCTGCCTCCGCCGAGGCGCACGTCCTGCTCGTCACCATCGACGCCCTGCGGGCCGACCACTTGGGCGCCTACGGCTACACGGCGCGCGGCGACCTCAGCCCCGAGATCGACGCGTTCGCGGCCGAGTCCGTGGTCTTCGAGCGAGCCTACGCGGCGGCCCCGCACAGCAGCTACTCGCTGTGCTCGCTGATGGTCAGCCAGCACCTGCACCAGACCACGCGCCTCGAGCTTCCGCTTCCGGAGGCCACGCTGGCGTCCACGCTCGGCGAGTCGGGCTACGCCACCGCCGGCCTCTACACCCTCGGCATCTTCCACACCGAGGGCGAGAGCCTGCGCCTCTACGAGCACAACTCGCTCGGGTTCGCGCGCCACGAGCACGCCAACCTCGAAGCCGAGCTGCGCACGGACCTGGCGCTCGCCGAGATCGACCGCGTGGTGGCCGACGGCGAGCCGCCGAGCCTGCTCTGGACGCACTTCTTCGACGTGCACGAGCCCTACCAGGACACGCGCTACGGCACGTCCGACATGGACCGCTACGACGGTGAGATCGCGCACGTGGACCGCGCCTTTGGGCGGCTGTTGCGCGAGGCCCGCGCCCGCCTCAGGCGGCCCATCATCGTGGTGCTGACCGCCGATCACGGCGAGGAGTTCCGCGACCACGGCGGCGTCTATCACGGCTCCACGCTGTTCGAGGAGCAGATCCGGGTGCCGCTCATGGTGCACGCGCCCGACTACGCGCCGCGGCGCATCGGTGCGCCGGTGGAGCTGGTGGACGTGGCGCCCACCATCCTCGGCCTGATCGACGTGCTGCCCCCGACCACCATGCAGGGGGAGGATCTGCGTCCGTTGATGCGCGGCGACGTGAGCGACGTGGGCCCGGCCTTCGCTGCGGTCTCGCGCTCCCGCATGGTGGTGGACTGGCCCTACAAGCTGGTGGCCGACCTGCGCTTCAACACGTTCGCGCTGTACGACCTCGAGAACGACCCGCAGGAGCGCGTGAACCTCGCGAACGCCCAGCCGGAGCGCATCGAGGTGATGCGTGGCGAGCTCTACGCGTTCATCGACGCCCTGCAGCAAGCCGGCGCCACCACGCCGCTCAGCCCGCACGAGCAGGCGCTCGCTTGGGGCCGCATGAACGACCGGCGCGCCGTGGATCCCCTCAACGAGCTGCTCGCCGATCCGAACGCCACGCGCGAGCAGCGCTGTGAGGCTGCGCAGATGATTGGCCGCCTGTCGGACGAACGCTCGAAGCCGGCTCTGATGACGGCCCTCGAGTCCGACGACGCGTTGGTCGCCGCCGAAGCCGCCATCGCACTCGGCCGCCTGTTCGACCCGCGCGCCCGCGACGCCCTGCGCCGTCTGGTGCACGTGGAGGACGCCGATCTGCGCACCCGCGCCGCCGTGTCGCTCGCGCGCCTGCGTGACCCCGAGGCCGTCCCTGGCCTGCTGGACACCCTGCGGCTCACCACCGACACCTACGAGCGCGAAGAGTCCGTGCGCTGGCTGGGGCGCCTGCAGAACCCCATCGCGCTCGAGCCGCTCATCGAGCTGCTCACCGAGTTCCGCTTTCGCCTGCTCTCCATCATCGCGCTCGGGCACCTGGGCGACCAGCGCGCCTACAGCTACCTGGTGGACATCCTCGACTGGGAGACGCGCTCCAACGTGCGCGACGGCGTGGCGCGCAGCCTCGGGCAGCTGGAGGACGCGCGTGCGCTGCCGCTGCTGCTGCAGCTCACGGGACACGAAGCCGAGCTGACCTCCGCGCCCGAGTCGCTCATCCGGCTGAACGCGCTGCGCCTCGGGCTGGTGGGCGGCGTGGATCTCGACCGCGCCGCAGCGCGCCGCAACCGCACCATCGTGGAGTGCCAGGAGCACCCGCGGCTGCGGGACTGGGACTACCTCGCGCGCACCACCTGCGCGTCGCAGGCCCACGAGATGACGCTGCGCCTCGCCCTGCCCGCGAGCGTGCGTGCGCCCGAGCCAGGCGCCAGCGCAGAAGCTGGCGCGGCTCAGCCCGAAGAGGTGGTGGTCATCCTGCGCATTCGGCGCGTGGGTGAGGGGGCGCCCTTCCCGGTCACGCTCGCCATCGAGGCCGCCCGTGACGTGGCGCCGCTGCCCGACCTGCAGGGCGAGGTGGCCTCCGACTGGCGTGAGATGCGCGTGCGCGTGCCCCGCAGCTCGCTGGTGGGCACGTCCGCGCGCGCCGTCATCCGCGCACCCGAGGGCGAGCGCGTGGAGGTGGACCACGTGCTGCTGGTGCCGTTGCTGTCTCCGGTCACCCCGCCCACGCCCAGTCACTGA
- the acnA gene encoding aconitate hydratase AcnA, which produces MTRSVDSFKSRTTLDVAGASIDIFRLDAVNSAGHGDIRRLPYSIRVLLENLLRCEDGKTVTKADIEAVASWNPAAAPSSEIAFRPARVLLQDFTGVPVVVDLAAMRDQFAKMGGDPARINPLEPVDLVIDHSVQVDAYGTSSSFDDNVKLEFERNQERYQFLKWGQTAFQNMRVVPPGTGIVHQVNLEYLAPVVCVRKVGDQTVAYPDSLVGTDSHTTMINGIGVLGWGVGGIEAEACMLGQPIAMLIPQVIGFKLTGKLPEGATATDAVLTIVQMLRKKGVVEKFVEFYGTGMESLSLPDRATIANMAPEYGATIGFFPVDAESLNYLRFSGRDDAHVALTEQVLREMSLFYTPDQPEPVFTDTLELDLSTVVPSLAGPKRPQDRVPLDTSKAAYLKAQTEFTNAPEKSATITRGAETFELRNGAVVIAAITSCTNTSNPAVMLAAGLVAKKANALGIKTKPWVKTSLAPGSQVVTEYLKQADLLDDLNAQRFNIVGYGCTTCIGNSGPLDDDITAAIRDNDLCVVSALSGNRNFEGRVSPLTRCNYLASPPLVVVYALAGRMDIDLATEPLGQGKDGKDVFLKDVWPSNAEVTEAIRTAVKREHFIERYSVVLEGPPQWREVTFAEGSRYQWDDDSTYVRNPPFFEGVTAGAPPKPLDITGARVLALLGDSVTTDHISPAGSISRKGPAAKYLEEHGVAPADFNSYGSRRGNHEVMMRGTFANIRLRNLVAPGTEGGVTRHLPDGEQMSIFDAAMKYQDEGIPLVVIAGKEYGTGSSRDWAAKGTYLLGVKAVITESYERIHRSNLIGMGVIPLEFKPGDSRETLGLTGEEVLSITGISSGLVPGKRLTVTTDTGKTFEVVARIDTPQEVEYLEHGGILQYVLRQMAATA; this is translated from the coding sequence ATGACGCGCTCCGTTGACAGCTTCAAGAGCCGCACGACCCTCGACGTCGCCGGCGCCTCCATCGACATTTTCCGCTTGGACGCCGTGAATTCGGCCGGCCACGGAGACATCCGCCGGTTGCCGTACTCCATCCGAGTGCTGCTCGAGAACCTCCTCCGCTGCGAGGATGGCAAGACGGTCACCAAGGCCGACATCGAGGCGGTGGCCTCGTGGAATCCGGCCGCCGCACCCTCGTCGGAGATCGCCTTCCGGCCTGCGCGCGTCCTCTTGCAGGACTTCACGGGTGTTCCCGTCGTGGTCGACCTGGCCGCCATGCGCGACCAGTTCGCCAAGATGGGCGGCGACCCGGCCCGCATCAACCCCCTCGAGCCGGTCGATCTGGTCATCGACCACTCGGTCCAGGTGGACGCCTACGGCACCTCGTCTTCCTTCGACGACAACGTGAAGCTGGAGTTCGAGCGCAACCAGGAGCGCTACCAGTTCCTGAAGTGGGGCCAGACGGCATTCCAGAACATGCGCGTCGTTCCTCCCGGCACCGGCATCGTCCATCAGGTCAACCTCGAGTACCTCGCGCCCGTGGTCTGTGTTCGTAAGGTGGGCGATCAAACGGTGGCGTACCCCGACTCGCTGGTCGGTACGGACTCGCACACCACCATGATCAACGGCATCGGCGTGCTCGGCTGGGGCGTCGGCGGAATCGAGGCCGAAGCCTGCATGCTGGGGCAGCCCATCGCCATGCTCATCCCGCAGGTGATCGGCTTCAAGCTCACCGGCAAGCTCCCCGAGGGCGCCACGGCCACGGACGCGGTGCTCACCATCGTGCAGATGCTCCGCAAGAAGGGCGTCGTCGAGAAGTTCGTGGAGTTCTACGGCACCGGCATGGAGAGCCTCTCGCTCCCGGACCGCGCCACGATCGCGAACATGGCACCCGAGTATGGTGCGACGATCGGCTTCTTCCCCGTCGACGCCGAGTCGCTCAACTACCTGCGCTTCAGCGGCCGTGACGACGCGCACGTGGCCCTCACGGAGCAGGTGCTGCGCGAGATGAGCCTGTTCTACACGCCCGACCAGCCGGAGCCGGTCTTCACGGACACGCTCGAGCTGGACCTGAGCACCGTGGTGCCCAGCCTGGCCGGCCCGAAGCGCCCCCAGGACCGCGTGCCGCTCGACACGTCGAAGGCCGCGTACCTCAAGGCCCAGACCGAGTTCACCAACGCGCCCGAGAAGAGCGCCACCATCACGCGCGGCGCGGAGACCTTCGAGCTGCGCAACGGCGCGGTGGTCATCGCGGCCATCACCAGCTGCACCAACACGTCCAACCCGGCGGTCATGCTGGCGGCGGGCCTGGTGGCCAAGAAGGCCAACGCGCTGGGCATCAAGACCAAGCCGTGGGTCAAGACCAGCTTGGCGCCCGGCTCGCAGGTCGTCACCGAGTACCTCAAGCAGGCGGACCTGCTGGACGACCTGAACGCGCAGCGCTTCAACATCGTGGGCTACGGCTGCACCACCTGCATCGGCAACAGCGGCCCGCTGGACGACGACATCACGGCGGCCATCCGCGACAACGACCTGTGCGTGGTCTCCGCGCTCAGCGGCAACCGCAACTTCGAGGGGCGTGTGTCGCCGCTCACGCGCTGCAACTACCTCGCGTCGCCGCCGCTTGTCGTGGTGTACGCGCTGGCCGGCCGCATGGACATCGACCTCGCCACCGAGCCGCTCGGCCAGGGCAAGGACGGCAAGGACGTGTTCCTGAAGGACGTGTGGCCCAGCAACGCCGAGGTCACCGAGGCCATCCGCACCGCGGTCAAGCGCGAGCACTTCATCGAGCGCTACTCGGTGGTGCTCGAGGGCCCTCCGCAGTGGCGCGAGGTCACCTTCGCCGAGGGCAGCCGCTACCAGTGGGACGACGACTCCACCTACGTGCGCAACCCTCCCTTCTTCGAGGGCGTCACCGCGGGGGCACCGCCCAAGCCGCTCGACATCACGGGCGCGCGCGTGCTGGCGCTGCTGGGCGACTCGGTCACCACCGACCACATCTCCCCGGCGGGCTCCATCTCCCGCAAGGGCCCGGCCGCCAAGTACCTCGAAGAGCATGGCGTGGCCCCGGCCGACTTCAACAGCTACGGCAGCCGCCGCGGCAACCACGAAGTCATGATGCGCGGCACGTTCGCCAACATCCGTCTGCGCAACCTCGTGGCGCCCGGCACCGAGGGTGGCGTCACGCGCCATCTCCCCGACGGCGAGCAGATGAGCATCTTCGACGCGGCCATGAAGTACCAGGACGAGGGCATCCCGCTGGTGGTCATCGCCGGCAAGGAGTACGGCACCGGCTCCTCGCGCGACTGGGCGGCCAAGGGCACCTACCTGTTGGGCGTGAAGGCCGTCATCACCGAGAGCTACGAGCGCATCCACCGCAGCAACCTCATCGGCATGGGCGTCATTCCGCTCGAGTTCAAGCCCGGTGACTCGCGCGAGACGCTGGGCCTCACCGGCGAAGAGGTGCTCAGCATCACGGGCATTTCGAGCGGTCTGGTGCCGGGCAAGCGCCTCACGGTGACCACCGACACCGGCAAGACCTTCGAGGTCGTGGCGCGCATCGACACCCCGCAAGAGGTCGAGTACCTGGAGCACGGTGGCATCCTTCAGTACGTGCTGCGGCAGATGGCCGCCACCGCGTGA
- a CDS encoding acyl carrier protein, whose translation MSDTKHPELESQIKKLIVDALMLDDVTPEQIETDAPLFNEGLGLDSIDALELAIALDKAFGVKIRAEDEGTRAVFRSVATLAAFVAENR comes from the coding sequence ATGAGTGACACGAAGCACCCCGAGCTCGAGAGCCAGATCAAGAAGCTGATCGTCGACGCGCTGATGCTGGACGACGTGACGCCCGAGCAGATCGAGACCGACGCGCCCTTGTTCAACGAGGGGCTGGGGCTCGATTCCATCGACGCGCTCGAGCTGGCCATCGCGCTCGACAAGGCGTTCGGGGTCAAGATCCGCGCCGAAGACGAAGGCACCCGGGCGGTCTTCCGCTCGGTGGCCACGCTGGCCGCGTTCGTGGCCGAGAACCGATGA
- a CDS encoding glycosyltransferase family 2 protein: MSAGPSAFRPCVVIPSYNNPVTIRRVVLAVRAYVPDVIVVDDGSSEEGRAAIAALGVEGIATVHHRAANGGKGAAVKDALRLARDAGFSHALQVDADGQHTLEDIPRMLEAARDAPTALILGQPVFDESAPKARLVGRRITIFWTRLEVGGSAIADPMCGFRVYPLPVSAEVHVWGDRMDFDPEIAVRLVWEGVPTRNVETRVRYVSADDGGVSHFHAFKDNVLISLMHSRLMTLKIMRFLFGWLWRGRSPRGRLPS, encoded by the coding sequence ATGAGCGCAGGGCCGAGCGCGTTTCGCCCCTGCGTCGTCATCCCCTCCTACAACAACCCGGTGACCATCCGGCGCGTCGTCCTCGCGGTGAGGGCCTACGTGCCGGACGTCATCGTCGTGGATGACGGCAGCTCCGAGGAGGGGCGGGCGGCCATCGCGGCGCTGGGCGTCGAGGGCATCGCCACGGTGCACCACCGCGCGGCCAACGGCGGGAAGGGCGCCGCCGTGAAGGACGCGCTGCGCCTCGCGCGCGACGCCGGCTTCAGTCACGCCCTGCAGGTGGACGCCGACGGGCAGCACACGCTGGAGGACATCCCGCGCATGCTCGAGGCCGCCCGAGACGCACCCACGGCGCTCATCCTGGGTCAGCCCGTGTTCGACGAGAGCGCCCCCAAGGCGCGCTTGGTGGGCCGGCGCATCACCATCTTCTGGACGCGCCTCGAGGTGGGCGGCTCCGCCATCGCAGACCCCATGTGCGGCTTCCGCGTCTACCCGCTGCCGGTCAGCGCCGAGGTCCACGTGTGGGGCGACCGCATGGACTTCGACCCCGAGATCGCGGTGCGCCTGGTGTGGGAGGGCGTGCCCACGCGCAACGTGGAGACGCGCGTGCGCTACGTGAGCGCCGACGACGGCGGCGTGTCCCACTTCCACGCGTTCAAGGACAACGTGCTCATCAGCCTGATGCACTCGCGGCTCATGACGCTCAAGATCATGCGCTTCCTCTTCGGCTGGCTCTGGCGTGGGCGCTCCCCGCGCGGCAGGCTCCCGTCATGA
- a CDS encoding acyl-CoA thioesterase — translation MTHHVVSVELEVPFHDVDSLQIVWHGHYYKYIEIARTALMRHVGLDNHEIMRLGHGLVMGETQCKHTGVLRYGDRVRVDAWFKDYTQRLCIAYEVRNLTSGKRAARARTVLVTLNARGELNLATPPDMIARIDAALAAPG, via the coding sequence ATGACGCACCACGTGGTCTCGGTGGAGCTGGAGGTTCCCTTCCACGACGTGGACTCGCTCCAGATCGTCTGGCACGGCCACTACTACAAGTACATCGAGATCGCGCGCACCGCGCTGATGCGCCACGTGGGCCTCGACAACCACGAGATCATGCGACTTGGCCACGGTCTGGTCATGGGCGAGACCCAGTGCAAGCACACCGGCGTGCTGCGCTACGGCGACCGCGTGCGCGTGGACGCCTGGTTCAAGGACTACACGCAGCGCCTGTGCATCGCCTACGAAGTGCGCAACCTCACCAGCGGTAAGCGCGCCGCGCGGGCGCGCACCGTGCTGGTCACGCTGAACGCCCGCGGGGAGCTCAACCTGGCGACGCCCCCGGACATGATCGCGCGGATTGACGCGGCGCTCGCGGCGCCCGGGTAG
- a CDS encoding tryptophan 7-halogenase, with amino-acid sequence MTHPSFDVIVLGAGPAGTTSANLLTQAGHRVLVVEKETFPRFHIGESLLPADLALFERLGVDLSDPARFVLKQGAVFLDERTGDRVDFRFANGLPGTPPHAYQVERAEFDLMLADRAAAMGVDIRYGTRAERVHLSDDGVRVDTSAGTFVGRYLIDATGQNAFMSGQLRTRRRIEGLGIAAVGCHFHGLSDAAVAELGETGNILVFMLEDGWAWGIPLAGKRLSVGRVTRERGISEDTLNTFVANSPTLQRLTAGAERVDRITIGNYSYKNDAPAGARYACVGDSACFLDPVFSSGVTFAMIGGEKIADLLHTALVAGTEADPTLAKPLVDYMQHAYDVFGSLCGRFYSADLVHRIFFYDSPDPLITRGVVSVLAGDLYRDDNPFQKMLLSDRRRLRV; translated from the coding sequence ATGACTCACCCCTCGTTCGACGTCATCGTGCTCGGTGCGGGTCCCGCTGGGACCACCTCGGCCAACCTGCTCACCCAGGCGGGGCACCGCGTCCTGGTCGTGGAGAAGGAGACCTTCCCACGCTTCCACATCGGCGAGTCACTGCTGCCCGCCGACCTGGCGCTGTTCGAGCGGCTGGGCGTGGACTTGTCGGACCCCGCTCGCTTCGTCCTGAAGCAGGGCGCGGTGTTCCTCGACGAGCGCACCGGCGACCGCGTGGACTTCCGCTTCGCGAACGGCCTGCCGGGCACGCCCCCGCACGCCTATCAGGTGGAGCGCGCCGAGTTCGATCTGATGCTGGCCGACCGGGCGGCCGCCATGGGCGTGGACATTCGCTACGGCACGCGTGCCGAGCGCGTCCACCTCTCCGACGACGGGGTGCGCGTGGACACCAGCGCAGGCACGTTCGTGGGGCGCTACCTGATCGACGCCACGGGCCAGAACGCGTTCATGTCCGGTCAGCTGCGCACTCGCCGCCGCATCGAGGGCCTGGGCATCGCGGCGGTGGGCTGCCACTTTCACGGCCTGAGCGACGCTGCCGTGGCCGAGCTCGGCGAGACCGGCAACATCCTGGTGTTCATGCTGGAAGACGGCTGGGCATGGGGCATTCCGCTCGCGGGCAAGCGCCTCAGCGTGGGTCGCGTCACACGCGAGCGCGGCATCTCCGAGGACACCCTGAACACGTTCGTGGCCAACTCGCCCACGCTGCAGCGCCTGACCGCCGGAGCCGAGCGCGTGGACCGCATCACCATCGGCAACTACAGCTACAAGAACGACGCCCCTGCGGGCGCCCGCTATGCCTGTGTGGGCGACTCTGCCTGCTTCCTCGACCCGGTCTTCTCCTCGGGCGTGACGTTCGCCATGATCGGCGGCGAGAAGATCGCTGACCTCCTCCACACGGCGCTCGTGGCCGGCACGGAGGCTGACCCCACCCTGGCCAAGCCCCTCGTGGACTACATGCAGCACGCCTACGACGTGTTCGGCTCGTTGTGCGGCCGCTTCTACAGCGCCGACCTCGTGCACCGCATCTTCTTCTACGACTCCCCGGACCCGTTGATCACGCGCGGCGTGGTGAGCGTCCTGGCGGGCGACCTCTACCGCGACGACAACCCGTTCCAGAAAATGCTCCTCAGTGACCGGCGGCGTCTGCGCGTGTGA